In the genome of Serratia symbiotica (Periphyllus acericola), one region contains:
- the panD gene encoding aspartate 1-decarboxylase — protein sequence MIRTMMQGKLHRVKVTQADLHYEGSCAIDQDFLTAAGILEYEAIDIYNVDNGQRFSTYAIAAERGSRIISVNGAAARCACVGDKLIICSYVQMSEADAHQHHPKVAYFEGNNHLLRKAKALPVQVA from the coding sequence ATGATACGTACTATGATGCAAGGCAAGCTACATCGGGTGAAAGTCACGCAAGCCGACTTGCACTACGAAGGATCCTGTGCCATCGACCAAGATTTTTTGACGGCCGCGGGCATTCTGGAATATGAAGCCATCGATATTTATAACGTTGATAACGGCCAACGCTTCTCCACTTATGCCATCGCTGCCGAGCGTGGTTCACGCATCATTTCGGTTAATGGCGCGGCAGCGCGCTGCGCCTGCGTTGGCGATAAGCTGATCATTTGTTCCTATGTGCAGATGAGCGAGGCCGATGCCCACCAGCACCATCCCAAAGTAGCCTACTTCGAGGGTAACAACCACCTGCTGCGCAAGGCGAAAGCGCTGCCAGTTCAGGTCGCTTGA
- the panC gene encoding pantoate--beta-alanine ligase, which translates to MIIIESLPLLRQQIRRWRQDGKRIALVPTMGNLHNGHMMLVDEAHARADVVVVSIFVNPMQFERPDDLARYPRTLQEDCEKLARRSVDLVFAPVAGDIYPQGLEQQTYVDVPGIATMLEGASRPGHFCGVATIVSKLFNLVQPDLACFGEKDYQQWVLIRKMVADMCYDIDIVRVPTVRAKDGLALSSRNSYLTADERKIAPQLHKIMNGLAQQLVNSERHIDEMLEQTAEQLRAAGFTPDALFIRDADSLQPLTADSRRAVVLMAAWLGQARLIENQQVDLTL; encoded by the coding sequence ATGATTATTATTGAATCCCTGCCATTGCTGCGCCAACAGATCCGACGCTGGCGTCAGGACGGTAAGCGTATTGCGCTGGTGCCGACCATGGGCAACCTGCATAATGGCCACATGATGCTGGTCGATGAGGCGCACGCCCGTGCCGATGTCGTGGTAGTAAGCATTTTCGTTAACCCGATGCAGTTCGAACGACCAGACGATCTGGCGCGTTATCCGCGCACTTTGCAGGAAGACTGTGAGAAGTTGGCCCGTCGCAGTGTAGATCTGGTATTCGCACCAGTAGCAGGCGATATCTACCCACAGGGGCTGGAACAGCAAACCTACGTCGATGTACCGGGCATTGCTACCATGTTGGAAGGGGCCAGCCGCCCCGGACATTTCTGCGGCGTCGCCACTATTGTCAGCAAGCTATTCAATTTGGTGCAACCAGATCTAGCCTGCTTTGGTGAAAAGGACTATCAGCAGTGGGTACTGATCCGTAAAATGGTGGCGGATATGTGCTACGATATTGACATCGTCCGCGTGCCTACCGTGCGTGCCAAAGACGGCTTGGCGCTCAGTTCGCGCAACAGCTACCTAACCGCAGACGAGCGTAAAATCGCACCGCAGCTCCACAAGATCATGAATGGATTGGCGCAGCAGTTGGTCAATAGTGAACGCCACATTGATGAGATGCTGGAACAAACGGCAGAACAACTCCGTGCCGCCGGTTTTACCCCGGATGCGCTGTTTATCCGCGATGCCGATAGCCTACAGCCACTGACAGCCGATAGCCGCCGCGCGGTGGTATTGATGGCCGCTTGGTTGGGTCAGGCACGTCTGATCGAAAATCAACAGGTTGATCTGACGCTGTAA
- the folK gene encoding 2-amino-4-hydroxy-6-hydroxymethyldihydropteridine diphosphokinase — MFRAYIALGSNLAQPLQQVNAALEALGHLPRTKLIVCSSLYRSKPLGPQNQPDFLNAVVVLDTLLPPEQLLDHTQAIERHQGRIPKDERWGPRLLDLDIMLYDDQVIDTDRLTVPHYGLKEREFMLYPLAEIAPNIVFPDGESLANCLKRVPENSMVLWHCRSAIR; from the coding sequence ATGTTTCGCGCTTATATCGCGCTGGGTAGCAACCTGGCACAGCCGCTACAGCAGGTTAACGCCGCTCTTGAGGCACTTGGGCATCTCCCCCGCACCAAGCTGATAGTTTGTTCATCTCTTTACCGCTCCAAGCCGCTGGGGCCACAGAACCAACCGGACTTCCTTAACGCGGTGGTGGTGTTGGATACCCTGTTGCCACCTGAACAACTGCTTGATCACACTCAGGCGATAGAACGTCATCAAGGGCGCATACCTAAGGATGAACGTTGGGGGCCACGCCTTCTCGATTTGGACATCATGCTGTATGACGATCAAGTTATTGACACCGATCGCCTAACGGTGCCGCATTATGGCCTGAAAGAGCGTGAGTTCATGCTCTATCCGCTAGCTGAAATCGCCCCCAATATCGTCTTCCCAGATGGCGAATCGCTCGCCAACTGCCTGAAACGCGTGCCGGAAAACAGCATGGTGCTGTGGCATTGTCGGTCGGCAATTCGCTGA
- the gluQRS gene encoding tRNA glutamyl-Q(34) synthetase GluQRS — protein MQESHYVGRVAPSPCGDLHFGSLIAALVSYLQARARCGQWLVRIEDVYPRREVTGAASRILSALEHYGLFWDGHVIYQSQPHDTYHASLDLLQQQGLCYYCTCPRSRIQHIGGHGRDLHFGPPGAAIRLRQFAPVYAFHDGLEGEQRTDPALTSEDFIIRRRDGLFAYNLVVVIDDHFQGVTEIVRGADLIAPTVHQIALYNQLKLPVPSYLHLPLALGVNGIKLSKQNHAPVLPGGDPRPVLVAALKFLCQPLPESWQDLDLSLLLSWAVAHWKRENVPSQDAIALVKNTSTFSKETG, from the coding sequence ATGCAAGAAAGTCATTATGTGGGGCGCGTTGCCCCCTCGCCCTGTGGGGATCTGCATTTTGGTTCGCTGATTGCCGCTCTCGTAAGCTACCTCCAAGCCCGCGCCCGATGTGGGCAGTGGTTGGTGCGCATTGAAGATGTCTATCCCCGACGCGAAGTCACCGGTGCTGCCAGCCGTATCTTATCTGCATTAGAACATTATGGTCTTTTCTGGGATGGTCACGTCATTTACCAATCCCAACCTCATGATACCTACCATGCCTCATTGGATCTGTTGCAACAACAGGGGCTATGTTATTACTGCACCTGTCCGCGTAGCCGCATTCAGCACATCGGTGGCCATGGCCGTGATTTGCATTTCGGTCCTCCGGGTGCCGCCATCCGTTTGCGTCAATTCGCCCCGGTCTATGCGTTTCATGATGGTTTGGAGGGCGAACAGCGCACCGATCCGGCGCTAACCAGCGAGGACTTTATCATTCGCCGCCGCGATGGGCTGTTTGCCTATAATTTGGTGGTGGTGATCGACGATCATTTCCAGGGCGTTACCGAAATCGTGCGCGGTGCCGATTTGATCGCGCCGACGGTACATCAGATTGCGCTGTATAATCAATTGAAGCTCCCAGTGCCCTCTTACCTGCATCTGCCTCTGGCGCTGGGTGTCAATGGCATCAAGCTATCGAAGCAGAATCATGCGCCTGTGTTGCCCGGTGGCGATCCGCGCCCGGTGCTGGTTGCCGCGCTAAAATTTCTATGCCAACCGTTGCCGGAAAGCTGGCAAGATCTTGACCTGTCGTTATTATTGAGCTGGGCAGTCGCGCACTGGAAGCGGGAAAACGTGCCGTCCCAGGACGCTATCGCTCTGGTTAAAAACACATCGACATTCTCAAAGGAGACAGGGTGA
- the dksA gene encoding RNA polymerase-binding protein DksA, producing MQEGQNRKTSSLSILAIAGVEPYQEKPGEEYMNDAQLSHFRRILEAWRNQLREEVGRTVSYMQDEAANFPDPVDRAAQEEEFSLELRNRDRERKLIKKIEKTLKKVEDEDFGYCESCRVEIGIRRLEARPTADLCIDCKTLAEIREKQMAG from the coding sequence ATGCAAGAAGGGCAAAACCGTAAAACCTCTTCCTTGAGCATTCTCGCCATCGCTGGGGTTGAGCCATACCAAGAGAAACCAGGCGAAGAGTACATGAACGACGCCCAGTTGTCGCATTTCAGGCGTATTCTTGAAGCATGGCGTAATCAGCTTAGAGAAGAAGTGGGGCGTACTGTATCGTATATGCAAGACGAAGCTGCCAACTTCCCTGACCCGGTGGACCGGGCCGCGCAGGAAGAAGAGTTCAGTCTCGAACTGCGTAACCGTGACCGTGAACGCAAACTGATCAAAAAGATCGAGAAAACGCTGAAGAAAGTGGAAGACGAAGATTTCGGCTACTGTGAATCCTGCCGCGTGGAAATTGGCATTCGCCGCCTTGAAGCGCGTCCGACCGCTGATTTATGCATTGACTGCAAGACCTTGGCAGAAATCCGCGAGAAACAGATGGCTGGCTAA
- the sfsA gene encoding DNA/RNA nuclease SfsA → MIFTPPLRCATLIKRYKRFLADVITPEGKTLTLHCANTGAMTGCATPGDIVWYFTSDNPKRKYAHSWELTHTQQGDWICINTLRANTLVREAIEQNLINELFDYSKICGEVKYGSENSRIDLLLQAENRVDCYIEVKSVTLLQQQCGYFPDAVTLRGQKHLRELFSVIERGQRAVLFFAVLHSGIEQVIPAHHIDARYAALLAQVHKLGVEVICYGAKLSPDGISLYNKLPFFIDSSS, encoded by the coding sequence ATGATTTTTACCCCGCCGCTACGTTGCGCCACGCTGATTAAGCGTTACAAACGCTTTCTGGCTGATGTCATTACCCCAGAAGGGAAAACGTTGACACTGCACTGTGCCAATACCGGTGCCATGACCGGTTGCGCCACGCCGGGTGATATTGTCTGGTATTTCACTTCGGACAACCCCAAGCGCAAATACGCCCACAGTTGGGAGCTAACGCATACCCAACAGGGTGATTGGATTTGCATCAATACGCTGCGTGCTAACACTCTGGTGCGTGAAGCCATTGAACAGAATTTAATCAATGAATTATTTGATTACAGTAAAATATGCGGCGAGGTGAAATACGGCAGTGAGAATAGCCGTATCGATTTGTTATTACAGGCAGAAAACCGGGTTGACTGCTATATTGAAGTGAAGTCAGTGACATTGCTGCAACAACAATGTGGGTATTTTCCTGATGCGGTAACGCTAAGAGGGCAAAAACACCTGCGTGAGTTATTCAGCGTGATTGAACGTGGTCAAAGGGCAGTGTTGTTCTTTGCCGTGTTGCACAGTGGTATTGAACAAGTCATACCTGCACATCACATAGATGCACGTTATGCGGCATTGTTGGCACAAGTGCATAAATTGGGAGTCGAAGTCATTTGTTATGGCGCTAAATTATCACCTGACGGTATATCTCTGTACAATAAGTTACCGTTTTTTATCGATAGCAGCAGTTAA